From Arachis hypogaea cultivar Tifrunner chromosome 3, arahy.Tifrunner.gnm2.J5K5, whole genome shotgun sequence:
TGACGAGAGCACGTGCTGTGTTTGATTCAATGAATGAGGGGAATGTTATTGCTTGGACAGCTATGATATCTGGGTATGGCATGCATGGTTATGGTATTCAAGCAATGGAGATTTTTCACAGGATGAAAGCATGTCATTTGGTTCCAAACAGGGTCACTTTTGTTGCTGTCTTATCTGCATGTGCTCATGCAGGCCTTGTAGATGAAGGTCGCCGAGCATTCACAAGCATGAGACAAGAGTATGGTCTTGTTCCAGGGATAGAACACCATGTTTGTATGGTTGACATGCTTGGGAGAGCTGGTTTGCTTAGTGAAGCGTACCAGTTCATCAAGGAACTTAGTCTTGAGGAGCTTGTTCCCGCTGTTTGGACCGCGATGCTTGGGGCTTGCAAGATGCATAAAAATTTTGATCTTGGTGTGGAAACAGCTGAACATCTCATCTCACTGGAGCCAGAGAACCCTGGCCATTATGTATTGCTTTCTAACATGTATGCATTGGCAGGAAGGATGGATAGAGTGGAATCAGTTCGAAATGTTATGATCCAAAGAGGCCTTAAGAAGCAAGTAGGCTATAGTACCATTGATGTCAACAACAAAGGCTTTCTTTTTAGTATGGGTGATAAGTCCCACCCTGAGACCAATGAAATTTATCAGtatcttgatgaattaatgtgGAGGTGCAAGGAAGCGGGTTACGCACCTGTTCCTGAATCCGCGATGCATGAgttggaagaagaagagagggagtatGCCCTCAGATACCATAGTGAGAAGCTTGCCGTGGCATTTGGGCTGATGAAAAGTAGCCATGGAAAGACTTTAAGGATCGTTAAGAACCTTAGGATATGTGAAGACTGTCATTCAGCAATTAAGTTCATCTCTGTTGTAACAAATAGAGAGATAATCATTCGGGACAAGCTTCGTTTCCATCATTTTAGAGAAGGCTCGTGCTCTTGTTTAGATTATTGGTGATAGGATTTAAGTCTGCATGATCTTACTGATAGGGGATTCTTTTGAGAACACTCTCTATGAGAATAATAGTGTTTTCAAGACACATATAACCAAACTATGTATCAGAAGTAATATAACATGACATGCAAATAGATTACAAGGTCCTATCTATATTATATAGCTCACCCAATAAAACTGTATGGTTCTGATCAGCAGCAAATACTAGTGCTGCCTCACCCAGTTTAAGGATTTTTTTGTGTTTCATATGTGGATTGAAGGGAGAAAGCCTTATCTTGTACTTGTGTCCAGGCAGGGTTTATTGCAAACTTTGCTCTGAAACCTTTGAAgaggagaaattaaagaaattttgctttattttgccaGAAATGAAGGTAAAGGCTTGGGAATGCCTAAGAAACTCGGCTGCTACTTTTGCACACATAAAGATGTTACGACAGTTATATCTTTGGCACTCAACATTGATATTTGTAAAAACTGGTATTTAAAATTCTGGCTGCACAATTTAATACTCATCAAGAAGTAGAGTTTTGAGGTGAATTCAGTGAAATTTCATCctctttaattgatttttttattgaattacaaaaaataaaaagaacaaaattgaaaatacaaaatagGAAGTTGTTGAGTTCTATCAACTCTTTTATGTTCTGGGCATAAGGAGCCTTTTTGCCTCTATTTATGTTTAGCTAATTTTCTCTAGTTTCATCAAATCCAGCACAATCAAATCTATATTCACAATTATCACAATAATcggtaataatttatatttatatttactgatattttatacataaaaaatatataatttatatctatgtttattttgcacatataaatcaatataatttacaCGCATATTTTTTAAAGTGTGTAtacataaattattaaatttatttgttaaagacaatttaatatttatacagatcaaataattataaaaaatactaaaaattattatctctaagaatttctcttttaatttcaatcttttaatcacttttaaagaaataagaatttttttttttatattaagaaCTATCAATGTATCTAATCTAATCCTTCAAAAGATTAAGGGTTGTgtaaattttaatgtttatttgTCTGACAAAATCTTAAATTCAAACGTCGTCGTTTTTGCAAGGAGAAACAAAACGTTAAAAGCAACAAATCCTAGGATAGACACCTTCTCCGCGTCCGTTCGCCACCTTCACCTCCGGCGGCGCTCCTAGTATCGCTAGCTTAGCCTCTGCCTTCTTTGTTGTTCTGCTGCTGGTGCTTCTTCACTTCTTCCGCCAATCTGATTTTGTGCTTCCTATCTCCCTCTCATTCGACGGCGACGCCGTCTTCATTCTCCCCTCCGTCTCACTCGCTAGGTCTTGTTCTGCTTCCCTTACAGCCCTTCTGGTCTCGTGCTACCGTTGGTCGCCGCTCGCTCCATTAAGGTTCGTTTTTCTAGCGATATATTTTGTGATTTTCTTGTGTTAGCTACTTGATTTCCAGGGTTTGGTTCATGTTAAACTGATTCATGAAATAATTATTGAATTTTCTTGTTAAATTTGCATGATTCATGATTTTTGTGATGTGTTGCTAAGTTGTGGCTGTCAAATACGCAAATTGTGCAGTCTATTTACTTGTAAAATCTGTCCAAGAATGCAAGAACTGTAAGAGGAAGAGGAAGGCCTTGTTACAGTTAGAACTAGTGGTCCTAGTGGCTCTGGAGAATTAAGGTATTGATATATTCTTGTTGTTTTGGTTTCATCTTAATTGTTGACTTCTTTTTTCAATTTCATGGTTCCAATGTTGCTTGTAGATTTCAATAACTTGATGACGAATCGTATTTTTCTTTTGGTAAAACGTTATATACATCTTATGGAAACATTTGAGCAATATCTAATCAATTTACTATGGATAGATATACACAGCTGTTATAGTTAGTTCTTAAAAGCAGTTAGACTCTTGAGATAGCCATGTATAACATTCAGGGTAAGTTGCTGAAgctataaacaattttttttcggTGTCTAGAAACTATAAACATTGTTTGATAAGCCTTAAATGACTCTGAACTTTTAAAGTTAACAAAGGGTATAAATACCTCTTCTTTTACTTTGGTAGTTTCTTACCTTGTAATGTTTTTGCTTTATTTGGTTTCTAAGAGAGAAATTCTTCCTTCATTTTAAAGGCTTATCCATTTGATTGTATCATCACCAAGAATGCCAATGACCCAAAATACAATTTTGAGGAACTGATTCTTGGATAGAAGTTAGTACATAACAAGTTGTTTCTAACTTTTTGAGGTCATGGGGTTATATTAGCAGAGCATCACCAATTcataaagattaaatgatatagATCCTTGTACCCAGTTTTTATGGTTCAAAAGTGAAGCCGGGGTAACACCAATGTGGATGGCGACTCAAATCCTCATATTGAAACGCTTCCCAATAATCACGAAACCTCTGTTTCTCTCCTTCTCATATTCTTCATCCTCCGAGGATGTGGTAGAAACCGCCATATGCATCCTCACCCACAACCGCTCCAAATCCCGTTGGACCACCCTCCACTCCCTTTACCCCAACGGCTTTAGCCCCATCCAGTTTTCCAAAATTGCCCTCGGCATAAAGAACAAACCCCACCTCGCCCTCCATTTTTTCCAATGGACCAAATCCAAATGCCTTTGCAACCACAACCTTCACTCTTACTCCACCATCATCCACCTTCTCGCACGTGCCCGCCTTAAAACTCATGCACAAGAAGCCATCACTCTCGCCATTCGTGCCTCCCTAAACCACGAACATTCTAGTTTAGATTCGCCACCTTTGAAGCTCTTTGAGCACCTTATCAAGACCTATCGGCTCTGTGATTCTGCCCCCTTCGTCTTCGACTTGTTGATTCGCTCTTGTTTGGAGTCCAATAAGCTTGAACCTTCGATTCAGATCGTTAGAATGTTAATGTCCCGCGGGAACATTCCCAAAGTTTGCACATTGAACAGTTTGCTTTCTAGGGTTTGCAAGCTTCAAGGTTTTGATGCTGGCCATGGGATTTATAGGGAGTTTTTTGGGTTGGTTGAGGTAAAAGACAAGATTTTGAAAAGGGGTTTTGGTTTTAGGGTATCCCCTAATGCACATACCTATAATGTATTGATGCTACGTTGTTATCAGGATGGTTTGATGGGGAAAGTTGAAGAAATTTGGAATGAGATGGGTACATCGAATTGTGCACCCAATGCATATAGCTACACTCTATTGATGGCTGCTTTTTGTGATGAAGGAAGAATGGTGGATGCTGAGAGGTTGTGGGAAGAAATGGAGAATAAAAAAATGGAACTTGATGTTGTTTGTTATAATACTATCATTGGTGGGTTTTGCAAAATTGGAGATGTTGGTAGAGCTGAGGAGTTTTTCACAAAGATGCAATTGGGTGGTATTGACAGCACTAATGCAACTTATGAGCATTTTGTTAAGGCATATTGCAGTATTGGGGATGTTGATTCAGCTGTTCTTGTATATAATGATATGTGTAGGAGGGGATTTAGGCCTTGTGCATTGATCCTTGACATGATGGTTGTGTTACTTTGTGATAAGTGTAGGGTTGACGAAGCAATTGAGTTTCTTGGGAATGCAGTTTGTAGATATGATTTGGTTCCCAAAGAGAAGAGTTATGAGGTGTTGATAAAGGGGTTGTGTTCTGAAGGGAAAATGGAAAAAGCTTTGAAGCTTCAAGCAGAGATGGTAGGAATAGGGCATCATCAACCGAATTTAGAGATATATAGTGCTTTTGTTGATGGGTACACTAGGCAAGGGAAGGATGAAATGGCAGAAAGTTTGAGGAAGGAAATGGTGCAAACACAGATGCAGAGTTTCAGAGAATAGTACTTTCTATTTTTACTCTATTGTTGAAATttatttgacaaattttttttataggttTTGGTGGTCTTGCATGTATCTAAGTAGATTGTTATCACAATGTTGTTTAGCTATAGATGACATTTTAATTTTACATAGAAATCAAAGCTTGAGATTGAATCGAAGTGTGGTAATTATcttattaatataaaaagataattaaaattctcTCATGGGTGTTTTTGTCCTCCAAAACTTTGGATGCCTTACTCCATTCCCATGGGAGTTTTTCCCCTCCACAACTTCGCAACGGGTACCAGATATATGCAATCATGGTCTTCTTTTTATGGTTTCTGTCTTGGCAACCTTTCTTTCTAACCTTAGACTATTACCATCTTTgtaattctcatttaattcccCTGAATAATGTAAGCttaattttggttttattttttagAGTTAATTTGTATATATTGCTCATTTCAATAAAAAAGCTTAGGTTAAATTACACTTACACTCCCTGTGATGAATTAGACGGCAAAGTAATTTTGATATTGGCCAAACTTGAGTGTAATACACATACATGAAGATAGGGAGGTAAAGTACTTTTGTATTGGCAATTTGAATAGAGAACAAATCGGACCAaccgatttttattttaaagtaaaaaattttaaaaacacaaaATCGGACCCAACCACTTTTCTTCCAAAAGGTAAAAAAATCTCGTAAACAGAAATCGGATCCAACGATTTTGTTAAACAGTCCCCATGTTTTAGAAAAGACCACAAAAATGGCAATATACATAAAATTCACACATTCTAGTTCCATGTTAAAATTTAGCCTGAATTAGACAGTTTGATGTCATTGTAACTAACAGTTTTTTATACATGTGCTTGATAGTTGTTACATGTATAttaatgtttattttgttttattttatttcaattgaaatgacaaaaatatcattcataacaacgttaaaaaaaataataagaggaAAGAGATTATGggtgtaattttgaaaattttcaagggGTGTGTAATTTACCCAAAACTCCAAAAGTTTATATAGAATTATAGACATTCAATTCAATTATATACTGTTAAATTGCACGTGGCTTTCGaatgtcccaaaaaaaaaaaaattatgcctCTGTCTAGCACAACTGATGAAGGTGAAAGATTACTGTATTACTCTATAACAAATCCAGGAATATATTGAAGGATGGAGGATGTACTATATGGCAATTAGGGTAccataaaaagttagaaaatagaatttagttGACATAAAAAGTTGCTTATATCTTaactaatagaaaatagaatttattggATCTTACTATACTTCTCTGACATGTACAGGTGATTCATGCAAATCActtcaataatttattttatttcttatttcatattttacAGCTGCAAGCCATATGATACATAGTTACACATACATGATGCCACAACCTCTAATCTATTGTGTACAAAACCCAGCTGAGATTGGTGTCTCAGAAAAGCATACATTTGATACTTGAACGTATACAACAGATACGTGTAAACAtactaatattatatacatatgatTGGAATATCTTGGTCGGGAAATACAATTTTCACCAGGGAACTGAATTTTGGTGCTCAACAAAATGACTGCAATCAATTCCCATATCAGAAAAGGCCTCTACTAGCTTCGGGAGGATCTTAGAAAGCATAATTTTAAACCCTGTGGAAGTCCCCTTCTGGGTTTCAAGCTCAGTTTTCGCACATTCAAAACCACATCCAATTGGAGCTCCTTCAATATATGCTTTACATGCAAGAAGAATATGTTTGGACCGTTTTCTGAAGTGTTCTTCCAAAAGTGCCTCAAAATGCTGCATTAGGAATAATAGtgtcaattaaaattaaatcctacatataTGGCATAACAATATCCAAAGATTCATATTGTCTAGGAAATACAGAGATATTAGGAAACACAAACATGTTTGGAACAGATAGGAAGGCAAGCAAAATCTCTCTATTTTAGGATAATTTTTTTGTCTCTACTATCTCAACTATCTCAACAATGCAACTACAAAGGAAACCGAAGTATTGGAGTAGTAATATAATGTACCTTAGGTGGATTTCTTAGCAGATACAACAT
This genomic window contains:
- the LOC112791470 gene encoding pentatricopeptide repeat-containing protein At2g33760-like, with translation MEAKHKIQIAECPPKSAEYEALLRAGPRLKPLRQVHAHLIVTGCHRSRALLTKLLTLSCAAGSIAYTRRLLTTVHDPDSFLFNSLIKASSKFRFSLDAVIFYRLMLLSHVLPSTYTFTSVVKACADLSALRLGRVVHSHVLACGYGSDSFVQAAIVAFYSKCGALGVARRVFDEMPQRSVVAWNSMISGYEQNGAANEALVMFRKMRECGVDPDSATFVGVLSACSQLGSLELGCWVHDYIVNNGVRVNVVLATSLINMFSRCGDVTRARAVFDSMNEGNVIAWTAMISGYGMHGYGIQAMEIFHRMKACHLVPNRVTFVAVLSACAHAGLVDEGRRAFTSMRQEYGLVPGIEHHVCMVDMLGRAGLLSEAYQFIKELSLEELVPAVWTAMLGACKMHKNFDLGVETAEHLISLEPENPGHYVLLSNMYALAGRMDRVESVRNVMIQRGLKKQVGYSTIDVNNKGFLFSMGDKSHPETNEIYQYLDELMWRCKEAGYAPVPESAMHELEEEEREYALRYHSEKLAVAFGLMKSSHGKTLRIVKNLRICEDCHSAIKFISVVTNREIIIRDKLRFHHFREGSCSCLDYW
- the LOC112791471 gene encoding uncharacterized protein — its product is MWMATQILILKRFPIITKPLFLSFSYSSSSEDVVETAICILTHNRSKSRWTTLHSLYPNGFSPIQFSKIALGIKNKPHLALHFFQWTKSKCLCNHNLHSYSTIIHLLARARLKTHAQEAITLAIRASLNHEHSSLDSPPLKLFEHLIKTYRLCDSAPFVFDLLIRSCLESNKLEPSIQIVRMLMSRGNIPKVCTLNSLLSRVCKLQGFDAGHGIYREFFGLVEVKDKILKRGFGFRVSPNAHTYNVLMLRCYQDGLMGKVEEIWNEMGTSNCAPNAYSYTLLMAAFCDEGRMVDAERLWEEMENKKMELDVVCYNTIIGGFCKIGDVGRAEEFFTKMQLGGIDSTNATYEHFVKAYCSIGDVDSAVLVYNDMCRRGFRPCALILDMMVVLLCDKCRVDEAIEFLGNAVCRYDLVPKEKSYEVLIKGLCSEGKMEKALKLQAEMVGIGHHQPNLEIYSAFVDGYTRQGKDEMAESLRKEMVQTQMQSFRE